A part of Salvelinus alpinus chromosome 5, SLU_Salpinus.1, whole genome shotgun sequence genomic DNA contains:
- the LOC139576158 gene encoding forkhead box protein F1 — translation MTAEVQQPPAQTPAQSSPMSAPEKPHGQTTVMETASSTTKTKKTNAGIRRPEKPPYSYIALIVMAIQSSPTKRLTLSEIYQFLQSRFPFFRGSYQGWKNSVRHNLSLNECFIKLPKGLGRPGKGHYWTIDPASEFMFEEGSFRRRPRGFRRKCQALKPMYSMMNGLGFNHLPESYNFQGSGGGLSCPPNGLSLDSGIGMMNGHLAGNMEGMGLAGHSMSHLSANSGHSYMGSCTGSTGGEYPHHDNSGSPLLTSGGVMEPHPVYSSSAWAQAPSSSLNNGGSYIKQQPLSPCNPGANPLQPSLPTHSLDQYNLHQNGHSNTDLQGIPRYHSQSPSMCDRKEFVFSFNAMTSSTMHSPSSSSYYHHQQVAYQDIKPCVM, via the exons ATGACGGCAGAGGTCCAGCAGCCCCCAGCGCAGACTCCTGCCCAGAGCAGCCCGATGTCTGCCCCGGAGAAGCCCCACGGACAGACCACTGTGATGGAGACCGCCTCCTCCACCACCAAAACCAAAAAGACCAACGCGGGGATCCGCCGCCCAGAGAAGCCCCCCTACTCTTACATTGCGCTGATAGTCATGGCTATCCAGAGCTCTCCCACCAAACGCCTGACGCTCAGTGAAATTTACCAGTTCCTACAGAGCCGCTTCCCGTTTTTCAGAGGCTCTTACCAAGGATGGAAGAATTCCGTGCGTCACAACTTGTCCCTGAATGAGTGCTTCATAAAGCTGCCCAAGGGGCTCGGGCGGCCCGGGAAGGGCCACTACTGGACTATCGACCCAGCCAGTGAGTTCATGTTCGAGGAGGGATCCTTCCGCAGGAGGCCGCGGGGCTTCAGGCGTAAATGCCAGGCGCTGAAGCCCATGTACAGCATGATGAACGGCCTGGGATTCAACCACCTCCCCGAGTCCTATAACTTCCAGGGGAGCGGCGGGGGCCTGTCCTGTCCGCCCAACGGCTTGTCTCTGGACAGCGGGATTGGGATGATGAATGGACACTTGGCAGGCAACATGGAGGGGATGGGTCTGGCCGGGCACTCCATGTCCCACTTGTCGGCCAACAGCGGACATTCCTACATGGGAAGCTGCACAGGATCCACGGGGGGCGAGTACCCCCACCACGACAATTCAGGCTCGCCCCTCCTCACCAGCGGGGGAGTGATGGAGCCGCATCCCGTCTACTCAAGCTCGGCCTGGGCTCAAGCGCCTTCATCCTCTCTGAATAACGGAGGTTCTTACATCAAGCAGCAGCCACTGTCTCCCTGCAACCCCGGGGCGAACCCGCTGCAGCCCAGTTTACCCACGCATTCCCTAGACCAGTATAATCTTCATCAGAACGGACACAGTAACACGGATTTGCAAG GTATTCCACGGTACCATTCTCAGTCTCCCAGTATGTGTGACCGGAAGGAGTTCGTCTTTTCCTTCAACGCGATGACGTCTTCAACGATGCATTCGCCCAGCAGCAGTTCCTACTATCATCACCAACAGGTCGCCTACCAGGACATCAAGCCCTGCGTCATGTGA